From the genome of Nocardia sp. NBC_01503, one region includes:
- a CDS encoding hydroxymethylglutaryl-CoA reductase, with protein sequence MNESSCAAVPLEWVGPIRISGDTVRDEVEVPLATYESPLWPSVRRGARISTMVESGILATVVDDRMARSVLLEADDARTAYTAVRLLEHDFGQLREVVSNGSRYAELIGLHHQIAGNLLFLRFEFTTGDAAGHNMATLAADQLLDHILRSVPGVRYGSISGNYCTDKKVSAVNGILGRGKNVVTELLIPREVVAQRLHTTAARVTTLNIRKNLIGSTLAGGIRTANAHYANMLLAFYLATGQDGANIVEGSQGITHTEDRDGDLYFSCTLPNLIVGTIGNGKHLGFAQENLRRLGCRAERAPGANARRLAVIAAATVLCGELSLMAAQTNPGELMRAHSQLERPATRIGAQR encoded by the coding sequence ATGAACGAATCATCTTGTGCCGCAGTCCCACTCGAATGGGTGGGACCGATCCGGATCAGCGGGGACACCGTCCGCGACGAGGTCGAGGTTCCGCTCGCCACCTACGAATCACCGCTGTGGCCGTCCGTGCGGCGGGGCGCGCGAATCTCCACCATGGTCGAATCCGGCATCCTGGCCACCGTCGTGGACGATCGCATGGCACGGTCGGTGCTGCTCGAAGCCGACGACGCCCGCACCGCGTATACGGCGGTGCGGCTGCTGGAGCACGATTTCGGGCAGCTGCGCGAGGTGGTCTCGAACGGCAGCCGATACGCCGAGCTGATCGGCCTGCATCATCAAATAGCCGGGAACCTGCTGTTTCTGCGCTTCGAGTTCACCACCGGGGACGCGGCCGGCCACAATATGGCCACCCTCGCGGCCGACCAACTGCTGGACCATATTCTGCGATCGGTGCCCGGAGTGCGGTACGGCTCGATCTCCGGCAACTACTGCACGGACAAGAAGGTCTCCGCGGTCAATGGGATCCTGGGCCGCGGCAAGAACGTCGTCACCGAGTTGCTCATCCCGCGCGAGGTGGTGGCACAACGGCTGCACACCACCGCCGCCCGAGTGACCACGTTGAACATCCGCAAGAATCTGATCGGCAGCACCCTCGCCGGTGGAATCCGAACGGCCAACGCCCATTACGCCAATATGCTGCTCGCCTTCTACCTGGCCACCGGGCAGGACGGCGCGAATATCGTCGAAGGCTCCCAAGGCATTACGCATACCGAGGATCGCGACGGCGACCTCTACTTCTCGTGCACGCTACCCAATCTCATAGTCGGAACCATCGGCAACGGCAAACATCTCGGGTTCGCGCAGGAGAACCTGCGCCGCCTGGGCTGTCGCGCCGAACGCGCCCCGGGCGCTAACGCCCGCCGCCTCGCGGTCATCGCCGCGGCCACCGTGCTGTGCGGCGAACTCTCGCTGATGGCGGCACAGACCAATCCCGGCGAACTCATGCGGGCCCACAGTCAACTCGAACGTCCAGCCACACGAATTGGAGCGCAACGATGA
- the fni gene encoding type 2 isopentenyl-diphosphate Delta-isomerase produces the protein MIGNRKDDHVRHAVDQQREGHDSNDFESVAFLHHACAGIDYADVALSLEITGKPWAAPLFINGMTGGSERTGQINRELAIAARETGLPIASGSMSAYFADDTVADSYRVLRGENPRGFVMANVNANATVEQVRRAVALLEADAVQIHLNAVQEIVMPEGDRSFAGWPRQIERITQAVEVPVVVKEVGFGLSRRTVRWLREAGVAAADVGGRGGTNFARIENNRRTGADFSFAQGWGQSTVCCLLDVSDLTGIEILASGGVRSPLDVARALALGAKATGVAGHFLRILVDQGTDALVTTIENWLEQLRQLMTVLGARTPDELLRCDLLLTGDVESFCRLRGIDPMAYSFRSPDSSVRRHS, from the coding sequence ATGATCGGCAACCGCAAGGACGACCACGTGCGACATGCGGTCGACCAGCAACGAGAAGGCCACGACTCCAACGACTTCGAATCAGTGGCGTTTCTGCACCACGCCTGCGCCGGGATCGACTACGCGGACGTCGCGCTGAGCCTCGAGATCACCGGAAAACCCTGGGCGGCACCACTGTTCATCAACGGCATGACCGGCGGCAGCGAGCGCACCGGGCAGATCAATCGCGAGCTGGCCATCGCCGCGCGCGAGACCGGGCTCCCCATCGCCTCCGGATCCATGAGCGCCTACTTCGCCGACGACACCGTCGCCGACAGCTACCGCGTGCTCCGCGGCGAGAACCCGCGCGGATTCGTCATGGCCAATGTGAACGCCAACGCCACCGTCGAACAGGTCCGCCGAGCCGTCGCCCTGCTCGAAGCCGACGCGGTGCAGATTCACCTCAACGCGGTGCAGGAGATCGTGATGCCGGAAGGAGACCGTTCCTTCGCGGGCTGGCCTCGGCAGATCGAACGCATCACCCAGGCCGTCGAGGTGCCCGTGGTGGTCAAGGAAGTCGGCTTCGGACTCAGCCGCCGCACCGTGCGGTGGCTGCGCGAGGCCGGGGTCGCGGCGGCGGATGTCGGTGGCCGCGGCGGCACCAACTTCGCGCGGATCGAGAACAACCGCCGCACCGGCGCGGACTTCTCCTTCGCGCAGGGCTGGGGTCAGTCCACCGTGTGCTGTCTGCTCGACGTCTCGGATCTGACGGGTATCGAGATTCTCGCCTCCGGCGGCGTCCGCTCCCCGCTGGACGTGGCACGCGCACTCGCCTTGGGCGCCAAGGCAACCGGCGTCGCCGGTCATTTCCTGCGCATCCTCGTCGATCAGGGCACCGACGCGCTCGTCACGACGATCGAGAACTGGCTCGAACAACTACGGCAACTGATGACGGTGCTCGGTGCGCGGACGCCGGACGAGTTGCTCCGCTGCGATCTGCTGCTCACCGGTGACGTCGAGTCGTTCTGCCGACTCCGCGGCATCGACCCGATGGCATACAGCTTCCGCAGCCCCGATTCGAGCGTACGGAGGCACAGCTGA
- a CDS encoding phosphomevalonate kinase — MITRSAPGKLYIAGEYAVLAPGYPAVLVAVDRYATVTIGAADPPDATTLHSTLSGGISMRCEWADGRVHRPPTGRDGRGAFDYVLSAVAVVDRLIAERGLHRRHFRLAVTSSLADRDGRKFGLGSSAAVTVATVAALAAFYGLDLTRMQRYRLAMLATTDIAPNTSGGDVAASTWGGWIAYRSPDRRQLSDRVAEHGIVDCLAMPWPGLSIQPLPTPKDLRLHVGWTGHPASTPALIAELRRGGFAAYDDFLPSSATCVDHLITALRHQDSHRILHEIRCAREVLAKLDAATNLGIITPRLETLCASAEAVGAAAKPSGAGGGDCGIALIERDRRDASAELADRWARNGIRALPLNAAARERRL; from the coding sequence GTGATCACCCGCAGCGCACCGGGCAAGCTCTACATCGCGGGCGAATACGCCGTCCTCGCACCGGGATATCCCGCCGTGCTCGTCGCTGTCGACCGCTACGCCACCGTCACGATCGGGGCCGCGGACCCGCCCGATGCGACGACTCTGCACTCGACACTCTCCGGCGGTATCAGCATGCGCTGTGAGTGGGCCGACGGACGAGTGCACCGCCCGCCCACCGGTCGTGACGGACGCGGCGCTTTCGACTACGTGCTCTCGGCCGTCGCGGTTGTCGATCGGCTGATCGCCGAACGCGGCCTGCACCGTCGCCACTTCCGGCTGGCGGTCACCAGTAGCCTCGCCGACCGCGACGGCCGCAAGTTCGGCCTCGGCTCCAGCGCCGCGGTCACCGTCGCCACGGTGGCGGCGCTGGCCGCGTTCTACGGACTCGACCTGACTCGGATGCAGCGATATCGGCTCGCCATGCTGGCCACCACGGACATCGCGCCGAACACCTCCGGCGGCGACGTCGCGGCGAGCACGTGGGGCGGCTGGATCGCCTACCGGTCACCCGACCGCCGCCAGCTGTCGGATCGGGTCGCCGAGCACGGGATCGTCGACTGCCTTGCGATGCCTTGGCCGGGACTGTCCATTCAGCCGCTACCGACACCGAAAGACCTTCGGCTGCATGTCGGCTGGACCGGGCACCCCGCCTCGACACCGGCGCTGATCGCCGAACTGCGGCGCGGAGGATTCGCTGCCTACGACGACTTTCTGCCCTCCAGCGCCACATGCGTCGATCACCTCATCACCGCACTCCGGCACCAGGACTCACACCGAATCCTGCACGAAATACGCTGCGCCCGAGAAGTACTCGCCAAGCTGGACGCCGCAACCAACCTCGGCATCATCACACCGCGGCTCGAAACCCTCTGTGCGAGCGCCGAAGCGGTCGGCGCGGCGGCCAAGCCTTCGGGCGCGGGCGGCGGTGACTGCGGTATCGCGCTGATCGAGCGCGACCGGCGGGATGCGAGCGCCGAGCTCGCGGACCGCTGGGCGCGAAACGGAATTCGCGCATTGCCCTTGAATGCCGCTGCACGCGAAAGGCGCCTGTGA
- the mvaD gene encoding diphosphomevalonate decarboxylase: MNPEAAMVPAILETGDGVTAVAHPNIALVKYWGKRDESLILPATGSLSMTLNLYPTTTTVRLTTRAPADSVTMNSRPAPRQTHLRVERFLNTVRAFTGRDERAVVETTNTVPTGAGLASSASGFAALATAAATAFGLELDPRALSRLARRGSGSACRSIFGGLVVWHAGTGDGAAGDRSSYAEPIDAEGLDPALIIAVVDPAPKAMSSREAMRRTIATSPFYLPWTTVNATDLDAMRAAVARADLDAMGEIAERSAFGMHATMLAARPPIRYLSPLSLSVLDRVVALRADGITAYATMDAGPNVKVLCARTDATRIAAAISAVGQHISTHVALPGPGAALLPGGGS; the protein is encoded by the coding sequence ATGAACCCGGAAGCCGCGATGGTGCCCGCGATCCTCGAAACCGGCGACGGCGTCACCGCTGTCGCGCACCCGAACATCGCGCTGGTCAAATACTGGGGCAAACGCGATGAATCGCTGATACTTCCAGCTACCGGCAGTCTGTCGATGACGCTGAATCTGTATCCGACGACGACCACGGTGCGACTGACCACGCGCGCGCCCGCGGACTCGGTCACCATGAACAGCCGCCCCGCGCCCCGGCAGACCCACCTGCGCGTCGAACGGTTCCTGAACACGGTCCGCGCCTTCACCGGTCGCGATGAGCGTGCCGTGGTGGAGACGACCAATACGGTGCCGACCGGTGCCGGGTTGGCTTCCTCGGCAAGCGGATTCGCCGCGCTGGCCACTGCCGCGGCCACCGCGTTCGGCCTCGAACTCGACCCCCGGGCGCTGTCGCGGCTGGCGCGCCGGGGCTCGGGATCCGCGTGCCGGTCGATCTTCGGCGGACTGGTGGTGTGGCATGCGGGCACAGGCGACGGCGCGGCCGGGGACCGTAGTTCATATGCCGAACCGATCGATGCCGAAGGGCTCGACCCGGCCTTGATCATCGCGGTGGTCGACCCCGCTCCGAAGGCGATGTCGAGCCGGGAAGCCATGCGCCGGACCATCGCCACTTCGCCGTTCTACCTGCCGTGGACCACCGTGAACGCCACCGATCTCGACGCCATGCGCGCCGCCGTCGCCCGCGCCGATCTCGACGCCATGGGGGAAATCGCCGAACGCAGCGCGTTCGGGATGCACGCCACCATGCTCGCGGCTCGCCCGCCGATCCGATATCTGTCGCCGCTCTCGCTGTCAGTACTGGACCGGGTGGTGGCGCTGCGGGCAGACGGCATCACCGCCTACGCCACCATGGACGCGGGACCCAATGTGAAAGTGCTCTGCGCTCGCACCGATGCGACCCGGATCGCCGCCGCGATATCCGCGGTGGGACAGCATATCTCGACGCATGTGGCCCTCCCCGGCCCCGGCGCCGCACTCCTGCCCGGCGGCGGCTCGTGA
- the mvk gene encoding mevalonate kinase gives MTSDRAAVTADDRTVGTGRAHGKVVLLGEHAVVHGMPAIAVPLPALTVTACARIAPNATPVSMPGADLLCGRVFRCPAPPGSTVANSGPQVAAEQALKRWKPVGGPVEIRLVGDIPVARGLGSSAAYAAAAVRAVADLCGEFDDPDTLYELVQYGEQLAHGRASGVDARAVLAAGPIWFQHGIAHPINTGLDATFVVADSGIASGTRQAVTAVRAEFDRRPLRARRLLDWAREITEAAAQDLADGDAPALGAELTDFQAVLTELGVSTAEIDRLIAVARQAGALGAKLTGGGLGGCILALTAGPAEAEVVSTALRTAGATQTWTFTTGDRP, from the coding sequence ATGACATCCGATCGCGCCGCCGTCACCGCGGATGACCGCACGGTGGGCACCGGCCGGGCGCACGGCAAGGTCGTTCTGCTGGGTGAACACGCGGTCGTGCACGGGATGCCCGCGATAGCCGTCCCCCTGCCCGCACTCACCGTCACCGCGTGCGCGCGTATCGCACCGAACGCGACACCGGTGTCCATGCCCGGGGCAGACCTCTTGTGCGGCAGGGTATTTCGCTGCCCGGCGCCACCCGGTTCGACGGTCGCGAATTCCGGTCCACAGGTCGCGGCAGAGCAGGCGCTCAAACGGTGGAAGCCTGTCGGCGGACCTGTCGAGATACGCCTGGTCGGTGATATCCCGGTTGCCCGCGGGCTCGGATCGAGCGCGGCGTACGCGGCCGCGGCGGTCCGCGCCGTCGCCGATCTCTGCGGCGAGTTCGATGACCCCGACACCCTGTACGAACTCGTTCAATATGGTGAGCAATTGGCGCACGGCCGCGCCAGTGGCGTCGACGCCCGCGCCGTGCTGGCCGCCGGGCCGATCTGGTTCCAGCACGGCATCGCACATCCGATCAATACCGGTCTGGACGCCACCTTTGTCGTCGCGGACAGCGGAATCGCGAGCGGCACAAGACAAGCAGTGACAGCCGTGCGCGCTGAGTTCGATCGGCGCCCGCTGCGCGCACGACGACTGCTGGACTGGGCGCGCGAGATCACCGAGGCGGCGGCCCAGGATCTCGCGGACGGTGACGCCCCGGCACTCGGAGCCGAACTCACGGACTTTCAAGCCGTGCTGACCGAGCTCGGCGTGAGCACCGCGGAGATCGATCGACTGATAGCGGTCGCGCGACAGGCAGGCGCGCTGGGGGCGAAACTGACCGGTGGGGGGCTCGGCGGGTGCATCCTCGCACTCACCGCCGGTCCAGCCGAGGCCGAAGTGGTCAGCACGGCCCTGCGCACGGCGGGCGCGACACAGACTTGGACCTTCACAACCGGTGACCGGCCATGA
- a CDS encoding polyprenyl synthetase family protein: protein MICEPALRESVQSLPDALLRMAGYHFGWWNPEGIPCRAGSGKALRPALTLGTAAMYGAEPAAIAPVAAAIELVHNFALIHDDVIDGDPTRRGRPTVWAVWDVPAAVLLGDALHALAVRVLAAHVPAGEAREAIDRLESAVIEMCRGQQEDCSFDGRHPTSVLDYERMAMGKTGALLGCACALGALRAGAGATAVSAMDRFGRELGMAFQYTDDLIGIWGDPGVSGKPSSDLARRKKSMPVVTALHSNAPAARELDGFYRAEAPMSQADIARAAVLVDAMGGRRTTQHHADRRIAAALAALPDRPAATDLITLAHNITHRDR, encoded by the coding sequence ATGATCTGCGAACCGGCGCTGCGGGAGTCGGTGCAGTCGCTGCCGGATGCGTTGCTGCGCATGGCCGGTTACCACTTCGGCTGGTGGAACCCGGAGGGCATACCGTGCCGTGCCGGATCCGGGAAAGCCTTGCGCCCGGCGCTGACGCTCGGGACCGCGGCCATGTACGGCGCCGAACCGGCAGCCATCGCCCCCGTCGCGGCGGCGATAGAACTGGTGCACAATTTCGCGCTCATTCACGACGACGTGATCGACGGTGACCCGACCCGCCGCGGCAGACCGACGGTATGGGCGGTGTGGGACGTCCCTGCCGCCGTCCTGCTCGGCGATGCGCTGCACGCGCTGGCGGTCCGGGTACTCGCCGCACACGTGCCCGCCGGGGAGGCGCGCGAAGCGATCGACCGGCTCGAATCAGCGGTGATCGAGATGTGCCGGGGCCAGCAGGAGGACTGTTCCTTCGATGGCCGTCACCCCACCAGCGTCCTGGACTACGAGCGCATGGCGATGGGAAAGACCGGCGCGCTGCTGGGCTGCGCCTGCGCGCTCGGGGCGCTGCGCGCCGGAGCCGGAGCGACCGCGGTGTCGGCGATGGACCGGTTCGGTCGCGAATTGGGCATGGCCTTCCAATACACCGACGACCTGATCGGCATCTGGGGCGATCCGGGGGTCAGCGGAAAGCCCAGCAGTGACCTGGCCAGACGCAAGAAGTCGATGCCGGTCGTCACCGCGCTGCACTCGAACGCCCCGGCCGCCCGCGAACTCGACGGGTTCTATCGGGCGGAGGCGCCCATGTCCCAGGCCGATATCGCACGAGCCGCCGTCCTGGTCGACGCGATGGGCGGCCGGCGAACCACCCAGCACCACGCCGACCGACGCATCGCCGCCGCCCTCGCCGCACTGCCGGATCGGCCGGCCGCCACCGATCTGATCACGTTGGCGCACAACATAACCCATCGGGATCGGTGA
- a CDS encoding family 2B encapsulin nanocompartment shell protein, with protein sequence MSIETPASTEHQVQKSLSTVAARNLASTTKSEPQMQSITSRWLTKMLPWVEVSGGVYRVNRRLTYTLGSGDVEFITEGGKSRVIPQELRELPALRDFADDDALSSLASQFEQNEYEPGEVLAEFGNSMDQVVLVVHGKLNKISTGEYGEQQVVGILSGGDYFGDAMLTETSAIWPVTIKTVTATTVLALPRASLSGILDRIPALRQHLEQYAAAPTQPQNKQGEASITVESGHTGEPQLQGTFVDYEMQPREYELSVAQSVLRIHTRVADLFNNPMNQVDQQLRLTVEALRERQEHDLVNNPEFGLLHNADSKQRVDTYSGPPTPDDLDDLLSMRRSTKLLLAHPKAIAAFGRQCSARGLYPDPVDVDGSRVPAWRGVPIFPCSKIPVSVTGTTSILAMRTGEKDQGVVGLHATGIPDEYEPGLNVRFKGIDDQSIISYLVSAYYSAAVLVPDALGILDNVLVSRQQDPAGAE encoded by the coding sequence ATGTCGATCGAAACCCCCGCTTCAACCGAACATCAGGTGCAAAAGAGCCTCAGCACCGTGGCCGCCCGGAATCTGGCGTCCACCACCAAATCCGAACCACAAATGCAGTCCATCACCTCGCGGTGGCTGACCAAAATGCTGCCCTGGGTCGAAGTGAGCGGCGGCGTGTACCGAGTGAACCGGCGACTCACCTACACCCTGGGCAGCGGCGATGTCGAATTCATCACCGAGGGCGGTAAGTCCCGGGTGATCCCACAGGAGCTGCGAGAGCTGCCCGCACTGCGCGACTTCGCCGACGACGACGCCCTGTCCTCCCTCGCGAGTCAGTTCGAACAGAATGAATACGAACCGGGCGAGGTGCTGGCCGAGTTCGGCAACTCGATGGATCAGGTCGTCCTCGTCGTGCACGGCAAGCTGAACAAGATCAGCACAGGTGAGTACGGGGAACAGCAGGTTGTCGGAATACTCTCGGGCGGAGACTATTTCGGCGATGCCATGCTGACCGAGACCTCGGCCATCTGGCCGGTCACGATCAAAACGGTCACCGCGACCACGGTCCTGGCCCTGCCGCGCGCATCGCTGAGCGGAATACTCGACCGGATTCCGGCACTGCGCCAGCATCTCGAACAGTACGCCGCCGCGCCGACCCAACCCCAGAACAAACAGGGCGAGGCCAGCATCACGGTGGAGTCCGGGCACACCGGCGAACCGCAACTACAGGGCACCTTCGTCGATTACGAGATGCAGCCTCGCGAGTACGAACTGAGCGTCGCGCAGAGCGTACTGCGGATCCACACCCGCGTCGCGGACCTGTTCAACAACCCGATGAACCAGGTGGACCAGCAATTGCGGCTGACCGTCGAGGCCCTGCGCGAACGCCAGGAACACGACCTGGTGAACAACCCCGAGTTCGGTCTGCTGCACAACGCCGACAGCAAACAGCGCGTCGACACCTATTCCGGCCCACCCACCCCGGACGACCTCGACGATCTGCTGAGCATGCGCCGCAGCACCAAACTGCTTCTGGCACACCCCAAAGCGATCGCCGCGTTCGGCCGCCAATGCAGCGCCCGCGGCCTCTATCCGGACCCCGTCGACGTCGACGGAAGCCGGGTTCCCGCATGGCGGGGCGTTCCGATCTTCCCGTGCAGCAAGATCCCGGTCAGCGTCACCGGCACCACCTCCATTCTCGCCATGCGCACCGGGGAGAAGGATCAGGGCGTCGTCGGCCTGCACGCCACCGGCATCCCGGACGAATACGAACCCGGTCTCAATGTGCGATTCAAAGGCATCGACGACCAATCGATCATCTCGTATCTGGTCAGCGCCTACTATTCGGCGGCAGTGCTGGTACCCGACGCCCTCGGCATTCTCGACAACGTCCTGGTCTCCCGGCAACAGGATCCGGCCGGAGCCGAGTAG
- a CDS encoding GTP-binding protein, with the protein MRRRPRVDLEYHSTMGTKAIDPQSIRNVTMIGDPETTARLIQRLRRSAGTVGSGEIHWSTARVEHTIRIAELSGHSPAVELERSIRVADGIIALAHAATPHTPQLETMLRIADDHQVARLCLIDALDHPAADFNGCVQSIADTRGAVPLTLQIPIGLGSTFEGVIDLLPMWALEPLAAEIYGPHWELAEERYRLLIKTVMEQDTPGATAFHALRDIPLEQLQHRIRSLTRIGDIVPILCGAPPTLDEISLLDAIIRYLPSPLEVCQPEHALDY; encoded by the coding sequence ATGCGACGACGCCCCCGAGTCGATCTGGAGTACCACAGCACGATGGGCACCAAAGCCATTGACCCGCAGTCGATCCGCAATGTCACCATGATCGGCGACCCCGAGACCACGGCGCGGCTGATCCAGCGGCTGCGGCGCTCGGCCGGTACGGTCGGCAGCGGCGAAATCCATTGGTCGACAGCGCGAGTCGAGCACACCATCCGCATCGCGGAGCTCTCGGGTCACTCCCCCGCGGTCGAGCTCGAACGGTCCATCCGGGTGGCAGACGGCATCATCGCACTGGCGCACGCGGCCACCCCGCATACTCCTCAACTCGAAACCATGCTGCGCATAGCCGACGACCATCAGGTCGCCCGCCTATGCCTGATCGATGCGCTCGACCACCCCGCCGCCGATTTCAACGGCTGCGTTCAGTCGATCGCGGACACCCGCGGGGCGGTTCCCCTCACCCTGCAGATCCCCATCGGCCTCGGCTCGACCTTCGAAGGTGTCATCGACCTTCTTCCCATGTGGGCCCTCGAACCCCTGGCGGCCGAAATCTACGGCCCCCATTGGGAACTCGCCGAGGAGCGCTACCGGTTGTTGATCAAAACGGTGATGGAGCAGGACACCCCCGGCGCGACCGCCTTCCACGCCCTCCGCGACATCCCCCTGGAGCAACTCCAGCACCGCATCCGCTCCCTGACCCGCATCGGCGATATCGTCCCCATCCTCTGCGGCGCACCTCCCACCCTCGACGAGATCTCTCTCCTCGACGCCATAATCCGTTACCTCCCATCCCCGTTGGAGGTATGCCAACCCGAACACGCCCTCGACTACTGA
- a CDS encoding Zn-ribbon domain-containing OB-fold protein yields the protein MQKEQRPAVADWFTAEDGVARLKGTRCTSCATPYFPKNTLACRNPYCEGPKDGTELVEYLFSTRGRIWSYADARYKPPAPYVSADPFVPYVVAAVELEVEKMVILGQVVRGLTVDDLAVGMPVELTVGVLYEDDEAEHTVWMWRPVND from the coding sequence GTGCAGAAAGAACAACGCCCGGCCGTGGCCGACTGGTTCACTGCGGAGGACGGCGTGGCGCGTCTGAAGGGAACCCGGTGTACCAGCTGTGCCACACCGTATTTTCCGAAGAACACGCTCGCCTGTCGGAATCCGTACTGTGAGGGTCCGAAGGACGGGACTGAGCTCGTCGAGTACCTGTTTTCCACGCGTGGCCGGATCTGGTCCTACGCCGATGCCAGGTACAAGCCGCCCGCGCCCTATGTCTCGGCCGATCCGTTCGTGCCGTATGTCGTTGCGGCAGTGGAGCTCGAGGTCGAGAAGATGGTGATTCTCGGACAGGTCGTGCGCGGGCTCACCGTCGATGACCTGGCCGTGGGAATGCCGGTCGAGTTGACCGTCGGTGTGCTGTACGAGGACGACGAAGCGGAGCACACGGTGTGGATGTGGAGGCCGGTCAATGACTGA
- a CDS encoding lipid-transfer protein, which produces MTETNRDIAVLGAGMHPWGKWGRNFVEYGLVAARAALADAGIDHRDVGYIAGADTIRNGYPGFVAGATFAQALGWSGARISSSYAACASGAQAIANARAQILAGLTDVALVVGADTTPKGFFQPVGGERRDDPDWLRFHLLGATNPIYFALYARRRMALHGATLDDFAAVKVKNARHGLNNPNARYRKEVSAEEIAASAIVSDPLRLLDICATSDGGAALVLTSMEYARKHGIADPVRISALSTVTPTFPKTVVDLPDFSTDSAVAVEPQSRTFRSAIAHAAYEEAGIGPQDLSFAEVYDLSTALELDWYEDIGLCEVGGAEQLLRSGATTLGGRVPVNPSGGLACFGEAIPAQAIAQICELTWQLRGQADGRQVENPRAGIAVNQGLFGHGSAIIATR; this is translated from the coding sequence ATGACTGAGACGAATCGCGATATCGCCGTCCTCGGCGCGGGTATGCACCCGTGGGGCAAGTGGGGGCGCAACTTCGTCGAATACGGGCTGGTCGCCGCGCGTGCGGCGCTGGCCGATGCCGGGATCGACCACCGCGATGTCGGCTACATCGCGGGCGCGGACACCATCCGCAATGGCTACCCGGGTTTCGTTGCCGGTGCGACCTTCGCGCAGGCGCTGGGTTGGTCGGGTGCGCGCATCTCGAGCAGCTATGCCGCGTGCGCCTCCGGGGCGCAGGCGATCGCCAATGCTCGCGCCCAGATTCTGGCCGGATTGACCGATGTGGCGCTTGTGGTCGGCGCGGACACCACCCCGAAGGGCTTCTTCCAGCCCGTCGGCGGTGAGCGCCGCGATGACCCGGACTGGCTGCGCTTCCACCTGCTCGGCGCGACCAATCCCATCTACTTCGCGCTGTATGCCCGCCGCCGGATGGCCCTGCATGGCGCCACCCTCGACGACTTCGCCGCGGTCAAGGTGAAGAACGCCCGGCACGGCCTGAACAACCCGAATGCCCGCTACCGCAAAGAGGTTTCGGCCGAGGAGATCGCCGCCTCGGCAATCGTCTCGGACCCGCTGCGCCTGCTCGACATCTGCGCGACCAGTGACGGCGGCGCGGCGTTGGTGCTGACGTCGATGGAGTACGCGCGCAAGCACGGCATCGCCGACCCGGTGCGCATCAGCGCGCTCTCCACGGTGACCCCGACCTTCCCGAAGACGGTCGTCGATCTCCCGGACTTCTCGACGGATTCCGCTGTCGCCGTCGAACCGCAGTCGCGCACCTTCCGTTCCGCTATCGCGCACGCGGCGTACGAGGAGGCCGGAATCGGCCCGCAGGACCTGTCCTTCGCCGAGGTCTACGACCTGTCGACCGCGCTGGAGTTGGACTGGTACGAGGATATCGGCCTCTGTGAGGTAGGCGGTGCGGAGCAGCTGTTGCGCAGTGGCGCAACTACATTGGGAGGACGCGTACCGGTCAACCCCAGTGGCGGACTGGCCTGCTTCGGCGAGGCTATTCCCGCGCAGGCCATCGCTCAGATCTGTGAACTCACCTGGCAGCTGCGCGGGCAGGCCGACGGGCGGCAGGTGGAGAACCCCCGCGCGGGTATCGCGGTGAACCAGGGCCTGTTCGGCCACGGATCGGCGATCATCGCCACCCGCTGA